A segment of the Cutaneotrichosporon cavernicola HIS019 DNA, chromosome: 6 genome:
TCCCCTGAGCCGATTGTACTGACTCGTAATACCCAAAGAGACTAGATCGTCATACTCAGGGTATGCTTTAAAAGGGAATTCTAGTAGTTGGTGCCTTGCCCCGCACATGCACATATTGGACGCGGGTGGCATAGCAAGATCCTACACGCGTAACAGATGACATTCGTCAACCTGTCCCTACTTCAACTCGTCTActctcctccatccctcGTTTCCTGTACTCTTGTACTCCTAAACGCTCCTACAATACACACCCATTACCTGGCAATGGCCCAAGCAGACAAACACTCTCTCTGCGTCAGTACAAATATTCTCTATCAACATTCCGGCGCGCACCAGTTGCGTGCCTGCCAAACTCTGTCCTACGCGGGTCCGTCACGCTGGAGCCGCGTGACGGCACTCACCTCTCACCTCACCTGCAACCACTGCCGTTTTCGGCTGACCATCCCGTCATGTCACGTCGGTACGTCGTCCATATTAGACTGTTTCCCGTTTGCACTTTCAGACTTGATCAAAGATGCAAAGACTACTTTTATAATTATTCACCTTTCATTCCATTATCGATTTCCTTGTTTCTTCTTTCCGTCTTCCCTTCTTTCCTTCTTTAGATTAGATTAACTATCGGATTATCAAGTTGGTCGCCATTAAGGGTGGGCATCGAGttcgagggtgagggtgatTAGATTAGCGAGTGGAGCGCTaagaggacgagctcgagtggTCTAGTGGCGGGTCTCTCCGACTGCGGTCGCTTCCGAAAACCGAGGGTTGGCCTGTCCCATTTGCCCAGTACCCATGTCGGTCTCGCCAGTGGGGGCAGTCGCCTCAGTCGCGGCCATTCCCGTAGCAGGCTTCTCGGAGAGGGGGGCGTCGTGGTGTCCGAACCGGTCGAACATCTTCTTACCGAGCCGCGGCGAGTGGGTGTAGTGAGTGGCGGTCGCGCCACTGGTCGTGGGTGCCAATCCCGtctcggcggcgccgaggtTCCTAGGCTCGTGGTGTTTAcggacctcctcgcgcgcgaggaggaggaagaagatgaggaagaagggCTTGAAGAGAACGTCGATGATACCGTACCATACCATCTCGCCGGTCGTGCTGATGACGTTACCGCCCTCGGCGCAACCCCATGCGATGAAGTAGAGAACTCCGAACAGAGCGAATGCGCCAAGGCCGCTCAGGTAGGGCAGCGAGCTGCGGCGGCAGGGCCCAGCGAGAAGGTACATTTGGTACAAGTAGAagatgacggcgaggacgaagagACCCCACTTGTACGAGGTGCGGATGAGCCCTCCGATCAAGAGAGCGATGGGCCACGAAGCCGCCATGCATGTAGCAAGGAATATGTCGGCGAGTTGGGCGTGCGCGACCAGCGTAAACATTACGGTGTAGAGAGGCATCGACAGGGCATAGTATACCCAGCGGACGTAGAAGATTTGGCGCGAGGTACCTTCCGGGACGTGGTGTGAGAACTCGGTCGCGATGCCCGTGTATCCAAGGTCGGACGCCATGAGGAAGTAAGCTACTGTGCCGAGggagatgatgaggatggcAATGTTGTGGTATTTCTTCATGGCGTCGTTAACTGAACGGCAAGTGTGGGTGCCCGTGCCCATCTCGCATGCGGTGCAAGCGTGGGTGGGGCCTGTCACAGCGTCGCCCTCGTAGTTTCTcttgacgccgacggcccAAGCCATGAAGCAGAGGAGGGACATGCCGTAGACGGCCGTGACGGCCCAGAGCCAGCTCGAACCATTGACCGAGAGGTGCGCTGTGACCCCGACGGGCGGGTTAACGTCGAGACTGTTCCTCGCCATAAGGATGGGGATGTACATTGTGCGTGTGTGTTAGGAGTCAGGGGGGTTGATTAGGGGTGGTGAGATGATGGATAGAgagtggcgaggacggACGTGGTGGCGCGCGATTATAATACCTTTAGAATGTGGAGCTGCGTCACCACCATGTACGCTAAAGGTGCACGTCAGCAGGTCAGTCTGGGAGGATGAGAACTGGTCCAATAAGTCACCGTCAGCGGCTGGACGCAGGCGGCCGAACGTGAGAACGGAGGTAAGAGGCTGTTTGGGCCGTTTGACCAGTTACTTTTAGCTGGGCGATGAGGGGTGTGGCGGGTCCAGGCCATCACAAGTGTCAGACCGGAGGACGGGGTGGGGCATGACAGTGGTCGGGGTCGGGGACTGCGCAggctcggcgtcgggtGGGCAGAGGCCAGCAGCTGGTGGCAAACTGGCCAGGCTCTTTGTTTGTTGTGGCGGCCAGGCATTACATACCGTGACGACTGGCGAGGCCTGGAGGTTACGGCCTGGTCACCACGACAGGTGACGAAGGGGCATGCGTGGCGCTAGGAGCCAAGTTGAGTGAAGACTGCGGATGAGGTGAGCATGATGGATTCCGTTTGTGAGCCACGTGTGCCACCATTCCGGTCCGAGGAATCCGCACCTTTCTGCCAGAGCCGCTGACGTCGATTTACTCCACTTGCATACCTGACCCATTCCTGAGCCCGAGCATGTCAATGAGCAACGAGGCTGTAGCTTGCTGTAGCTTCTCGGGTCCAGTGCAACTGGGTGATTCTGAACATACTGATGCATATGCTATCCTCAGAAAAAGCTGTCTACTACTTTAAACAGGTATCAATGCAATTCCCATGCGGTCGGGTCAGACCGTGCAAGCTCACCCGAGGCTAAGAGACGTCTCTTCTTGTATCCGCATCACTCTGCGCCCTACACCGACGTCGTTGCCGTTGCCACCGTACCCGCGCCAACGCTCCTACCCGTACGCTTTGCTGTCTGGAGATCGGGATGGCGGGCCGTACAAAGATGCGGATTCAATCTCAACTCGGCAGGTACGACCGGTGATGGAGCACGATACACATCGTCAACATGATCGAGGCTTCTTCGCATGCGGCAGAGATGGTGGGGTCTCGGCCGCCGTCGGCGAAGGCGCACGAACCTGCAACGGCGCAGCCGACGTGTTCTGCGTACGTTGCAGGGGCATCTGTTTCGTAGGTTGCAGAGGCGTCTTCGGGTCCCGTTGCGGAGTCGTCTTTGCGCGAGCGGCCCGCACCGGCGTCTCCGGTGCCACGACGGCTCTGTCCCCAACGTTAACGGCGGTACGGGATCCCGTACGACGAAACATGGCagtcggcgagcgcctgACGACGCCCCTGTCCTCGAGAGCTTTCGTTATCGTCGCTGGCGAGACGCGCCACTTATCGGCGTGCATCTGGAGAGTCATCGATGAGTTGTCGAGGGCCTCTTGCACGAGGGTATTGACGGCCTCATCGTCCAGCATCCGCGGACGCCCCGTCGATACGCTGGGTTGGAGTGCTtcctcgatgtcgacgcCTGCCTCGAGAGCCTTTTCGCCGTTGGTGACGATACGGTGAATTGTGCGCATGGACAGGTGGAATCGGCAGAGTTGATCACGGATCTGCGTCTTCGTTCGGCCCGCTATCCAAAGCTCCCAGACGGAAAGGCGTACGGTTAGATTTGTCGGCGCGGGCATGGCGGGAACGGTAACGACGTCGGTGTAGGGCGCAGAGTGATGTGCAAGAAGAGACATCCCTACGTCTCGATTCAGCTCAGAGAGACGTACTGTGCCATTGTCGTCATAATTGCGTTGGTGCCTGTGGCGTCGTCGGGTAGTTGGTCCTGCTTCAATCTGTGGCGTTGTGGGTAGTTGACAACCTTTTCTGAGGCTACAATGCGAAACGCGCCAACGGCAACATTAATACTTGTGGGGCCAGGCAGTTGACAGTCTTTTCTGGGGATACAATATTGATACAATACATGCACCACCCTGCTAGATCCGCCAAACCTCGGTTCGCGCACGGTCAAACACGTCGTGCGTGAGatggtcgtcgtccattTCCGCATCGACTTCGAGCGCCTTCGCGTCAGACGGGTGGATTGCGATCTTTGCAAAGGTGCCTGGTGCGTTCATGCGCGACAGGTGACCAGGGTTGATCGCAAGCGTGCCATCCACAGTCTAGTGTGAGCTAGATCCGCCAACACGCAAGCCCGTGCGCTACCCACCTTGGCAAAATGCTTCAACCGCGAGGGAAGCACAAGCACATCCGGCGCCTTCTCCATCCGCAGCTGGTGCCAGTGCGTCACGTCGAGGTTAACCTCTGCCGCGTCCTTCTCGGGTGGCGGGAAGAGCGGATAGAAGTGCCTGTGGCCCAACACGTGCCGCACAAGATTGGCCAGTGGGTCGCCctgggggttggggttggcTGGAGTGGCCGGGTCAGGttcggcctcctcggcgcgttGGAACACCTCTTCCCTGCGCATGTGGAAAAGGATGTCGGGGGAGGCAACAGCGATCTGCACCTCGTTGATGTTGAATGTACCTGGGTTTGGCAGCAAGCGGACCTTCTTCAAGAGTCCGAGGCCGCCCTCCCTATCCAGCATCGCCTGGGGGTAGGCGGCGTGCTTTGAGATGAGATCACGCACGCTCGGGACGAGCACGACGGAAGTGGCAGGCGAGGCGTCGTGCAGACGCGCGAGGCGAGCTGCAACCTGTTCGCGGAAGAGTTCGACGGGGGAAACGGAGAGCTGTCCTGCCTGGATGAGGGggtgcgcggcgtcgacgaaTGGCCCGAGCTGAGGTCAGCCAATGTACGATTCTAACCTCAccatgacgaggacgtctGGCCGCTCGTAGCATGCGACATCGATCAACGCGTCGAGTGGCTCGTATAGCAAGTCGCTGTCGACGGAGTACGGCCCAGCGACAACGTGGACGGAGATGGGCAATCCGCCGAGTGCCTCGCCCTGCTGATGGTTGAGGAGTTCATCGCGCTGCGTCATCACTGGATCAATGGGAGGCGGTTGGAGAACCTCGTTCACGACGAACGCGTTGCCGCCTCCGTTGCGCCCTTTCACACAAACAAGAGCGCCGGGAAACAGCCCAAAACCTCTTACACCCGGCGCACCACCGCGCACCTTGAGCTCGCCCGCTGGAGCGAAGCGCAGAGGGACGACGTGCCCGCCTCCCAACACGCGCGAACTCTGGAGGTAGAGCGCCGTGGAGGAAGCCTTGGAGGTATCAGTGGGCGGGGAGAGGATTCGGCCAACGACGTAGATGTCGTCCTCTGAAGGAAGATGGGGGTCGCCAAGGTCTGCGAGCGCATACGCATCCTTGATGACTTCGGCGAACTCGTCAATCTGCTCGTCCAGAGCCTCGGAACGCACGCTGATCTTCTCGAACATGTATCGGTAGTCCCAATCCTTGGGGTCGGCAGTGTGGGTGATTTTGACGCGTTGCCGCGAACCCGGTGGCGCACCGTCGCTGGGCGTGAGGTGGGGGTTGAGCGTttcgaggagctggaggggctggggtcGGGAGCGAAAGGGCTGCGACACGGGCTTGAGGTcactgttgtcagctccaTCCGACGATGCAATTACCCTGGAgtctcgccgccgctgaTTGGGGATGTAGGAGCAGCACGGCCAGGGGTCacgccgagcttggtggGGCGGTATGCGCTCGAGTTTGCTGCAGCTGTGGGTGTTCTGGATGGCGTGGCGTAAGCGTTGTGAGGGGAAGGGATGTTAACGAGGTTGCCCGCATTGCTGAGCCGCTGCCGGCCAGGACGCTGCGGCGTGAGATTGTCGAGGAAGCCTCCAATGTCCGAACTGATCGGGCGCTTGCGCACGCCAACTTTGTCCGGCGTCGCCGCAACGCGCTTGGCAGAAAACTCGCGCTGGATTTCCTTGCGCAGCTCACGCGCGACATCGAGCGTGAACGTGCTGAGCTTGGCGCGTAGCCCTGACGGgcgagagaggaggaaagCCTCGTGCTTGTAGAACAGGTCCTGGGCTGAGAGGGAGTAGATCTGCGCCATGGACCGCAGCTCTGCGAGTATGGTGGGGTCGCTCGCCGCTGGGAACGCGGAGcggaggtcgtcgtcgctcatTGTGATGGATGTGAGTGGTGGGGTGGAGGGCTGGACAAAACACTCGACATGAGCGGGTTGAGACGCGTCGCGGAAGCAATGTCCAGGCACCAAAGATCAATTTCTCCACACGTCATTGACCACGTGTCTTTAACCTTTGCTTCACACATTGCGAGATCTGCTCAACGAGGCGTTAGCAACGGATTATTGTAGCTTGAGCAAAGACAGTCAACTCCCCCACGACGCCACAGATTGACTACCTTACGACACCACAGACACTGCTGTGGTGTCATGGGGTAGTTGACTACCTTTGCTCAGGCTACAATAGCAATTCCGACGAGGCACTCGGACTCGGTGCGGAGGCGAGCTGTTTGGGGATCGAAATCCAGCTTGGGTCACGGGCGCGAATTGGAGCCACCAAGCCGAGAAATCACAAAGGTATGATTGGATTGTGAGCCAATCTCCCGATCTCACATTTAACCAGTATCTAACAGATCCGACCCGCTGATACACTTACATTGTGACGTACGAGATGCTCTTTGCAAGATTCGTTCCCGCAGGGCTGTGCTGTGCCTTCATATTGACAGCCATAacgtccgcctcgtccgagcCGAGTAGGCTCCTATCCGAACCCTAGCGCCGCGGCTCACCAGCCCACCATCGACCGCCTCCCTACGCGTCAATAGACATTCGATCCGCAGCCCACAAAGGTCTTGGCAGGTGAATGGCCTCCCATTCCAGGTCACCTGTTCGCAACCCGAATCGTGATGTCCGTGTTTCTGGATCACAATGACATGTTGATCAACATTGGGCCAGACCATGTCCCCACCCCTCCGCGAGGCGGTGATTCCGGACGCAATCCGCAGCCCACAAAGGTCTTGGCAGGTGAATGGCCTCCCATTCCAGGTCCTTTTGCGTGCGCCTGTTCGCAACCCGAATCCTGATGTCCGTGTTTCTGGATCACAATTTCATGTTGATCAACATTGGGCCAGACCAtatcccctcccctccgcGAGGCGGTGATTCTAGACGCAATCCGCAGCGGGCAGCATCCATGGCCGCTGCTATCATGATGTGATACCCTGGGACGCACAGATGGTTGTGGCGCTATATAGGACGAGATACTTACCCACCTACCCCCACCAGCAGCGATGTTCCGCAACCTCTTCGAGTTCCCGGTTTCGCGGCCGGTACGTCACCCCAGGACGCGCTGACCCAGTTCCCGTACGGGCGGCTGTGGAACATTCTCACTCTCATCTTCTCGATTTTTGTCCTCGCGTTTCTCGTGGTATATGCCAgtgcgtcgacgtcgggtCGGGCTCACACGCAGCTGCTACCGCCGGGTACGAAACGGTCACCATGTCCTCGAACAACTACAACCACAAGTCGACGGGTTGGTACACCATCTTCATCCCGCAGAGGGGTGATAACTGCGACACCCAAATGTGAGGTTCCTTTTCTTGTTCTAGCCACCTGCCCACCCCGACCACTTGGTGGTAGTCATTCTCTTAGCTGGCCTCCGCACCCGCCTGTTCCTTGCCTGCCCTTCTCTCTcccactaaccccagcATAACCGTCGCCGACAAAGTGTACACGACCAATGGTTCCATCCCATGGACAGTCATGTCATGGCGCGACCGCAAAACTGGCGAGACCCCTTGGGCAACCGACTACGCAGCGGAAAAAATCCAGAGCTGCGTTCTCACGAACATGGTGATGGAGTTCAACATGCAGGTTGAGATTTCCACTATCTTTGTACGCACGCCTGTTGTTCCACTGACTCCAGGTCTCGATGAACTGCACGATGGACAAATACGAAGTGTCACTCGCATCCGATATCCGGTTCCCTCTCAACATCCAAGTTGCCAAGGCGATGTGGGCCAGCATAGGTTTTACGGCTGCCAAGGTGAAGGCAGTGAACTGGAATGCTCTCTTCGATCTCACCCTGGCGTGGGATGGCATCCGTAGCCTGTATGCGGCTGCTCAAAACCAGCCCAACTACCGCCTcagcgtcggcctcgaAACCAACGCTACAGAGTTCTGCGGATTTGACATGTGCAACACCACCTGTGACGGAGCTAACACCAGTGTGTCCGACGATTTGAGTAAATGCCGTGGATTTTTGGAGGGCTCCGCGATGCCCGATACATACACTCGGTGGAGTGCCCGTTCGTCTGCACGTAGTATTTTTCTGACGACAGTCAACTCTAACCTAGATGACCGGTACCAGCAAGACTTCCCGGGATTTCTGGGGGTCCCGTTCACCAACCTGGCTGTATGGATTTCTCAAGTCGTCTTTTGGGACCTTGGTCTTGCAAGCAGCACCAACCTCATCAGAGACTATGCCGCCCGGCCCCAATATATACGGCGCTGTCCTACCTGTACACAGGCCAACCAGTTGCTCGACCGGGATCCCGGCGGCCTCTGGGTCGGTGGTACACTGCCACTTGACGACCCTGGCTTCACTCCTCCCAAGGACCAGGGCTTCAACGTCCAGTACCTCTGCAGGGTCAGGGTGCGCAAGTCCGCGGCCAACCTGGTCCAGtccgtcctcgtcgccgtcctcagCCTCTTCGTACGTCGAACAATATACTTAACTGACCGAAGGCCGCATACTGGGCATTCTACCGCACCGTCTGGGTGTTCTGGGGCACTCACTTTGGCAAGGAGCGCCACAAGCGCGTCTTCAATGGCGAGCCCGAaacgcccacgcccaccaGCATGCTCAGCTACGGCCCCGTCAAGCCGGGTTCCCCGGTCCCAGGCTATACGGGAAACCCTCCCGTCACGTATCCCCAGCCGACGGGCTACTTTGTTCAGCAGAACCCTtaggaggaggaggagcaggtcCTAAAAGCAAGCGAGGTTGGCGGAACAGTGTATGGCAGTTTGAGAGGTAGTTCAAACCAAGTAAACATAAAGTCCTATAGTTTTGTCAAGTGCTATAGCTAGCGAGGTCGCGACACACGTGGTACTTCTCAACCTGAATCGTCTCCGCACTTAACACACATCAAGGACTTCGTATCAAGGAGTTTGTGGCATGAGAGCGTCCTTGGTACAGAGGAGTTCAACAACGATTGACACTCTCTCGCCGCCGTTACGTCAATGTACAGCTGACTGTGGTTGGCTCAGCTCCTCGTGATACCTGTCGAGAAGGAACCGCGCCTTCATGGTACCAGCACCACGCTGGGCGTTCGGGGGCGATGACACTGGCTGCCAAGGGGAACTGCAACGACGCGGCCCGACACGACACGTCAGTGTTTCGGGACCACTGAGAGTGACAGTATCGCCGGACATTGCCTCGGAGGGCGTTTCATGGCCCCTGCCCTGTGACCGCGTCTCAGAGTGTCAATAAATAGTTGATAAACCCCTCTGTACGTCCAGCGATCAGTCCCGCGGCCTCTATTCCTCCCCATGCCGCAATCCGCGGCTGGCTTCTGATTATTTCATGTTTCGAATAAGTCTACGACATGGGCTATGCTTTGCGCCGTCCCATTCCGTGTCGACCTAGTGTGAGGCGAAAATTGCGCCGTCCCATGCTGTGTCGACCTAGTGTGAGGCGAAAACTGCGCCGAGCATGGTCCAGATCCAACCGCGGTAGAGTGCCTGccacccctcctcgtccatgatCTTGCGTACGGCGTCAACCAGACCAACGTACGGGTCGGTAGTAGGCCGGAGACcgacgacgtcctcgccctgccCGGCGAAGCGGAGACCTTCCGGGACGTCACCCTCGgggtcctcgacgctgaTCTCGCTGCCAAGGTTAGGCTGGACGCTGAGCTTGGTCATGATAACCTCGAGCGGGCAGAGCCACGCCACCGAGACAATCTGGAAGAGCACAAAAGCGATGAGGCCCCAGATTGGGATCTTCTCGATCTTCTTCTCGTTGCcaacgagggcgaggcgaaGCATGCCGGCGATGATGGCGGTCGCCACGCTCTTGAGtgcgacgacggcgagtaGACCCGGAGTAAGGAATAATGCGAGGGGAGATGAGCGCTCGTGGTCCGAGAGCAGGATACGCAGCGACTCGCGCGCGTTCAAAGGGAGGCGATAGGGCGTAATGATCGCGCGGTTGATAACAATGGTCATCGGCAGCGTAACCACAATGAGGACCATGCCGAATAACGCCATGCCAACACCGCCATTCTTAGGGATGGTGTAAGTCCCCTTCGGACCACGGACAGCACTCGCACCGACAAAGATGACCGCGAGGATGGATACAACCATTGTGAACCCGAGCATTGGGAACGCGCCTATTTGTCAGCCCCTTGACGCCTAGCGAACTCACCCTTGTAAAGCCCATACCAGCCCTCGAGACGGTAGGTTCGCTTCATAGTGCCAATGAGGGATGTGAGTCGCGGCCCGACCGTGTTGTCGCTCCCATCAAATCCAACGGCGCGGGGGTTGTAGTTGGCCCGCAAGCGGATGAGCGAGCCTTTAAAGGGCATGACAATGATGGTGGCGATCACTGCCGAGATCATCATGATCAAACATGCCACGACGATGGTGAGGACGATGTTGTCTGCCATGATGGGCAACCTGGatgggggatgggggatgTGGAATGAAGGATGAGGGTTGGGTGTTCAGGTCGGACGGCTCGGTGGCAAGGATCAGAACCCTTTTGCTTGCGTTCGCTAGTGCTAGTCTGCTCGTgagggggaagagagggTGGCAATGGGAAGCACGATGAGttggatgatggatggcGAGTTGGATGATGACGCGTTGTGGCCGATTGAGTCGTTGTAAGCACCACCACGTGCAAGCGCAGTCACCCAAACTACCTGGCAGGTCATGGCTTATGTACATTGTGGGGGAATTGTGGGGTAGGGGCTGTGCAAAAACGTGGCAAAAGCGGGGAACTGATTTCATAACAGGAGTACGTAATAAGTTTTGTGTCATCATGCCAAGGAGTCAGGAGTCAGAAGGCCAGTACTGTCGCCTGATCGCCATCAGCCAGCGGTGCTGCAAACGCTCTTCATCCTTGAGGACTTGGGGGCAGGGGGAACGAGGTGGGAGGCAATGCAGGTGTTTGTACGGAACCTGAAAGGCCTTACGTTGGGAACAACCTGTCAGCCTATATGTGCGAGGTGGTTTAAACGCCTTGGAACACTGGCGCACTGGCACGGGTAAGCCTCCGAACCCAAGTTCATGTCACGTGTCACCACGTGTGTGGATCCTGAAATGGTGGAGACGTGGAGGGAGACATGAATGAGAGGGGTTTCTATGTTTCTGTCTCTTTAGACTTTCGGATAGATGGGTGGGCCGGGTAGGGTGCCTTTTGATTCTTATCTCAGCGGGAATAACGGTTATCGTCTTGTCAATTTACCCCACACGGTTACTCCttgccgcctcgagcttggaggtggaggtgcggAAACGGTAACGTAAACACTCCTGACAACACTCCTGACCTGTTGCGTTAAAACATCTAGGTGCTTCTCGTTTCAAGCTTGCAATGACTAGTGGCTTGTCTGTCCCTCTTGGATGGAAGTGGGTTTGTCGAGGGTGGGTATGCACAGCCTCCAGTTCCCTGCCCCATGTAAGAAACGGGGTTAGATCGACAACGATAGGGGGTCACAGGTCACGCTGCACTACGCTACGTCTACGTAGTCACGTTCTTTTGTTTACATCTTGGCTACATCGGTAGAGCGTACCGGTTTTGGAACAGTTAGGTTTGGAGCGGGAACGTTAACATTTCGTTTATACCACAGGGTACTTTTAAACCAGATCCGCAAGCTCCCGTAGCTGCCTATCAGCTTCCCATGACTTGTCCCATCTGCTGGTTTCACTGCACCGTTGACAGGATCGCAGACGCCAGTAGGTACTGCAAGATGCGCATGTATCTAAGCGCACGCTATCAGTACTTTAGTAACAGGGGTGGCCTACTGATAGTAATTTGTGTGACATGAGGACCTTCGGCGGGCATGTTATCCGGGGCCGCCGGTTCAGCCGGGAACACTTGCAATGGGACCTGCGTCCCGCTCCCCCTGGCCCTGAGCGGGAGTCTCCAGCTTTCTAGGCCCCGAGAACTAGAGGAAGGAATACCAATGTTCTTAACTTTGGTTTGTGCATCCGGCTCAGGTTGCATTCCGAGTTGATCGTTCCCCACCTGAGTCTGTAACTGGATGGAAGACTGGTGGGCGCCGATGCGCCCAGAGGGCCATGTGCTTGTTCTCCGAAATCTAACCGGCAGTCACTGCCTGGCCGCCTGCGCCCAACTACGAATGTCGACTGGTAGGGGACaagtcctcctcgcggcggctCAGGCTTCACCTACCGAGCAAACTTGCCGTACGAATTGCAAGTACCAAGTTAGAAAGGGAACGCCAAAGTGGCTTCCATTTGGCGGCCTGGACTGAGTTGGCCTGAAGCTGCCACGTGACATGCAGGACGCCACCCGTTGGCCGTTGGCCGTCGGGCCGCCATTGTAGTGAGACGAACCTGTTTCATCGGTCTCATTAGCCCCAAGGCTGAGCTCGGGGCATGGTATTCAGTACATTCAGTACCTGAGTTGCCTGATGCCTGAGGCTATGGATCATTGTAGTAGGATatgagaggaggaggaggatgtaGAGCGTCAAAGGGAACAAGGATGAAGATGAGAGAGTGGATCAAGAGGTTCAATAGGAGAGGATTCAAGATTGGAATACTCATGACCCTGGTCTATTGATTGCTCTCATACCCTTTTCCTTTGAACACGTCAGGTTATGGCGGCAGAGGCGGCAATGGCGCTATAACCAATAGCCAACTATAGAGCTACAGAGCTACAGAGCTACAGAGCTACAGAGCTACAGAGCTACAGAGCTAAAGAGATCCAGTGATCCAGTGGTCCAGTGATCCAGAATTGGAAAGGACAAAGGTAGACGCTAAAGCCCAATCTCTGATCTCTGTCAACAT
Coding sequences within it:
- the POL12 gene encoding uncharacterized protein (May play an essential role at the early stage of chromosomal DNA replication by coupling the polymerase alpha primase complex to the cellular replication machinery), with protein sequence MSDDDLRSAFPAASDPTILAELRSMAQIYSLSAQDLFYKHEAFLLSRPSGLRAKLSTFTLDVARELRKEIQREFSAKRVAATPDKVGVRKRPISSDIGGFLDNLTPQRPGRQRLSNAGNLVNIPSPHNAYATPSRTPTAAANSSAYRPTKLGVTPGRAAPTSPISGGETPGDLKPVSQPFRSRPQPLQLLETLNPHLTPSDGAPPGSRQRVKITHTADPKDWDYRYMFEKISVRSEALDEQIDEFAEVIKDAYALADLGDPHLPSEDDIYVVGRILSPPTDTSKASSTALYLQSSRVLGGGHVVPLRFAPAGELKVRGGAPGVRGFGLFPGALVCVKGRNGGGNAFVVNEVLQPPPIDPVMTQRDELLNHQQGEALGGLPISVHVVAGPYSVDSDLLYEPLDALIDVACYERPDVLVMLGPFVDAAHPLIQAGQLSVSPVELFREQVAARLARLHDASPATSVVLVPSVRDLISKHAAYPQAMLDREGGLGLLKKVRLLPNPGTFNINEVQIAVASPDILFHMRREEVFQRAEEAEPDPATPANPNPQGDPLANLVRHVLGHRHFYPLFPPPEKDAAEVNLDVTHWHQLRMEKAPDVLVLPSRLKHFAKTVDGTLAINPGHLSRMNAPGTFAKIAIHPSDAKALEVDAEMDDDHLTHDVFDRARTEVWRI
- a CDS encoding uncharacterized protein (Belongs to the mitochondrial carrier (TC 2.A.29) family), with product MADNIVLTIVVACLIMMISAVIATIIVMPFKGSLIRLRANYNPRAVGFDGSDNTVGPRLTSLIGTMKRTYRLEGWYGLYKGAFPMLGFTMVVSILAVIFVGASAVRGPKGTYTIPKNGGVGMALFGMVLIVVTLPMTIVINRAIITPYRLPLNARESLRILLSDHERSSPLALFLTPGLLAVVALKSVATAIIAGMLRLALVGNEKKIEKIPIWGLIAFVLFQIVSVAWLCPLEVIMTKLSVQPNLGSEISVEDPEGDVPEGLRFAGQGEDVVGLRPTTDPYVGLVDAVRKIMDEEGWQALYRGWIWTMLGAVFASH